A window of Sebastes umbrosus isolate fSebUmb1 chromosome 3, fSebUmb1.pri, whole genome shotgun sequence contains these coding sequences:
- the htt gene encoding huntingtin isoform X8, giving the protein MRVLDGSESQYSGMQIGTLQDEEDEGAAPSSQEEPTEPFLQSALALSKPHLFEGRGHNRQGSDSSVDRFIPKDEPAEPEPDNKPSRIKGPIGHYTDQGVEPLVHCVRLLAASFLLTGEKNGLTPDKEVRVSVKALAVSCVGAAAALHPEAFFNSLYLEPLDGVPVEEQQYISDMLGLIDHGDPQIRGATAILCAAIIQAALTKTRYNIHTWLASVQSATGNPLSLVDLVPLLQKTLKDESSVTCKMACSAVRHCIMTVCSSTLSELGLQLVINLLALRDSSYWLVRTELLETLAEMDFRLVNFLERKTETLHKGDHHYTGRLRLQERVLNDVVIRLLGDDDPRVRHVAASAVSRLVSRMFYDCDQGQVDPVVAIARDQSSVYLQLLMHETQPPSMFTVSTITRTYRGYNLSNNVSDVTIENNLSRVVTAVSHAFTSSSSKALTFGCCEALCLLASNFPVCTWSTGWHCGYVSSSSSFSSRSSLNRSRGRALSVSQPSSAPASSTTSTSAPDTERRTLTVGMANMVLSLLSSAWFPLDLSSHQDALLLSGNLLAAVAPKCMRNPWSGEEEGSSGSTNTSGGPNKMEEPWAGLSERSLVAMVEQLFSHLLKILNICAHVLDDIPPGPAVKATLPSLSNTPSLSPIRRKGKEKDVVEPSAAPMSPKKSNEVNTGRPADGTGSIAVNKSTTFGNFYHLPPYLKLYDVLKATHANYKVTLDLHSSQEKFGGFLRSTLDVLSQLLELATLHDISKCVEEILGYLKSCFSREPTMSTVCVQQLLKTLFGTNLASQCEGILSGPSRSQGKALRLGSSNLRPGLYHYCFMAPYTHFTQALADASLRNMVQAEQEQDTSGWFDVMQKASNQLRSNIANATRNRGDKNAIHNHIRLFEPLVIKALKQYTTSTSVALQRQVLDLLAQLVQLRVNYCLLDSDQVFIGFVLKQFEYIEVGQFRDSEAIIPNIFFFLVLLSYERYHSKQIISIPKIIQLCDGIMASGRKAVTHAIPALQPIVHDLFVLRGSNKADAGKELDTQKEVVVSMLLRLVQHHQVLEMFILVLQQCHKENEDKWKRLSRQIADVILPMIAKQQMHLDSPEALGVLNTLFETVAPSSLRPVDMLLKSMFVTPVTMASVATVQLWVSGILAVLRVLVSQSTEDIVLSRVHELSLTPHLLSCHTIRRLHQQCPSPSDPPIADTLGSQEPNGEAQKALPEETFARFLLQLVGVLLDDISSRQVKVDITEQQHTFYCQQLGTLLMCLIHVFKSGMFRRITAAASRLLKGEGGGGQTGAEAGLFYPLEGLNSMVQCLITTHPSLVLLWCQVLLIIDYTNYSWWTEVHQTPSGRQSLSCTKLLSPHSSGDGEEEKPEARLAMVNREIVRRGALILFCDYVCQNLHDSEHLTWLIVNHVRDLINLSHEPPVQDFISAVHRNSAASGLFIQAIQSRCDNLSTPTMLKKTLQCLEGIHLSQSGSLLMLYVDKLLSTPFRVLARMVDTLACRRVEMLLAETLQNSIAQVPVEELDRIQEYLQTSGLAQRHQRFYSLLDRFRATVADTSSPTPPVTSHPLDGDPPPAPELVIADKEWYVALVKSQCCLRGDVSLLETTELLTKLPPADLFNIMSCKEFNLSLLCPCLSMGMQRLARGQGLLLLETALQVTLERLAGVTGSLPVPHQSFLPPAQSQPYWNQLAEVYDEPSFYPRVLSLCRALSQYLLSVSQLPPSLHIPSDKEHLITTFTCTAAEVVAWRLLQNQLPLSVDLQWALSCLCLALQQPCVWNKLSTPEYSTHTCSLIYSLRQIIVAVAVSPGDQLLHPEKKKTKAEREAEGDEVDSAHADHMCEWKACEIMAELVEGLQSILALGHHRNSAFPAFLTPTLRNIVISLSRLPLVNSYTRVPPLVWKLGWSPQPGGEYGTTLPEIPVDFLQEKDVFREFLYRINTLGWSSRTQFEETWATLLGVLVTQPITMDQEEETQQEEDLERTQLNVLAVQAITSLVLSAMTLPTAGNPAVSCLEQQPRNKSLKALETRFGRKLAVIRGEVEREIQALVSKRDNVHTHHPYHAWDPVPSLSAASAAGTLISHEKLLLQINTEREMGNMDYKLGQVSIHSVWLGNNITPLREEEWGEDEEDEADTPAPTSPPTSPINSRKHRAGVDIHSCSQFLLDLYSQWLIPGSPSNRRTPTILVSEVVRSLLAVSDLFTERNQFDMMFATLMELQKLHPPEDEILNQYLVPAICKAAAVLGMDKAIAEPVCRLLETTLRSTHLPSRMGALHGVLYVLECDLLDDTAKQLIPTISEYLLSNLKAIAHCVNLHNQQHVLVMCAVAFYMMENYPLDVGAEFMAGIIQVCGVMVSASEDSTPSVIYHCVLRGLERLLLSEQLSRVDGEALVKLSVDRVNMPSPHRAMAALGLMLTCMYTAVLASGSDVTGVRGQVDCAVAEAVGVTAGHVGFSSGKEKASPASRPAHSDPQAPDSESIIVAMERVSVLFDRIRKGLPSEARVVSRILPQFLDDFFPPQDVMNKVIGEFLSNQQPYPQFMATVVYKVFQTLHATGQSSMVRDWVLLSLSNFTQRTPVAMAMWSLSCFFVSASTSQWISALLPHVISRMGSSEVVDVNLFCLVAMDFYRHQIDEELDRRAFQSVFETVASPGSPYYQLLGCLQSIHQDTSL; this is encoded by the exons GTGCTGGACGGCAGTGAGAGCCAGTACTCTGGGATGCAGATCGGGACGTTACaggatgaagaagatgaaggagCAGCGCCTTCCTCCCAAGAAGAGCCCACAGAACCATTCCTGCAGTCAGCACTGG CTCTGAGCAAGCCTCATCTCTTCGAAGGCCGAGGTCACAACCGGCAGGGTTCAGACAGCAGTGTGGACCGCTTCATACCAAAGGACGAACCTGCTGAACCCGAACCTGACAACAAG CCATCGCGGATAAAGGGTCCAATTGGACATTATACAGACCAGGGGGTGGAGCCGCTGGTGCACTGTGTACGGCTTCTTGCTGCTTCCTTCCTACTgacaggagaaaaaaatg GTCTGACCCCTGACAAGGAGGTGCGAGTGAGCGTGAAGGCTCTGGCGGTCAGCTGTGTCGGGGCGGCAGCAGCGCTGCATCCTGAAGCCTTCTTTAATTCCCTCTACCTGGAGCCGCTGGACGGCGTTCCAGTCGAAG AGCAGCAGTATATCAGTGACATGCTGGGCCTCATTGACCATGGGGACCCCCAGATCAGAGGGGCCACAGCCATCCTCTGTGCAGCCATCATACAAGCTGCGCTCACCAAAACACGCTACAACATACACACCTGGCTGGCCAGTGTGCAAAGTGCAAcag GTAACCCTCTGTCCCTGGTGGACTTGGTGCCTTTGCTCCAGAAGACTTTGAAAGATGAATCCTCCGTCACCTGCAAGATGGCTTGCTCTGCAGTGAGG CACTGCATCATGACTGTGTGCAGCAGTACCCTGAGTGAGCTCGGcttgcagctggtgataaaccTTCTTGCTCTGAGGGACTCCTCCTATTGGCTTGTTCGCACTGAGCTCTTGGAGACCCTGGCTGAGATGGACTTTCG GTTAGTTAATTTCCTGGAGAGGAAAACGGAGACTTTACACAAAGGGGATCATCACTACACTGGG CGGCTGCGGCTGCAGGAAAGAGTCCTGAATGATGTGGTCATCCGTCTGTTGGGAGATGATGACCCCAGAGTCCGGCACGTGGCAGCCTCTGCTGTCAGCAG GCTGGTTTCCAGGATGTTCTATGACTGTGACCAGGGTCAAGTAGACCCAGTGGTGGCTATTGCTCGGGACCAGAGTTCAGTCTACCTGCAGCTGCTGATGCATGAGACACAACCCCCCTCAATGTTCACAGTTAGTACAATCACAAG GACGTACAGAGGCTACAACTTGTCCAACAATGTGTCTGATGTCACAATCGAGAACAATTTGTCCAGAGTGGTTACTGCGGTCTCCCACGCTTTCACCTCCTCGTCCTCCAAAGCCCTGACT TTTGGCTGCTGTGAGGCCTTGTGTCTCCTGGCTTCAAATTTTCCAGTGTGCACTTGGAGTACAGGCTGGCACTGCGGCTATGTTAGCTCCAGTAGCAGCTTTTCTTCCCGCTCTAGTCTAAACCGCAGCAGGGGCAGGGCTCTCAG CGTGTCACAGCCCAGTAGCGCTCCGGCCTCTTCAACCACCTCCACATCTGCACCAGACACTGAGCGAAGGACTCTGACAGTAGGAATGGCCAACATGGTCCTCTCCTTACTCTCCTCCGCCTGGTTTCCACTGGATCTCTCGTCACACCAGGATGCACTTTTGCTTTCTGGCAATCTGCTTGCTG CTGTGGCTCCTAAATGCATGCGCAACCCTTGGTCTGGAGAGGAAGAAGGCAGCAGCGGTAGCACGAACACCAGCGGAGGCCCAAATAAGATGGAGGAGCCCTGGGCAGGGCTGTCGGAGCGCTCCCTGGTGGCCATGGTGGAGCAGCTCTTCTCTCACTTACTGAAGATCCTCAACATCTGTGCCCATGTGCTGGACGACATACCACCCGGACCAGCGGTTAAG GCCACCCTCCCCTCCCTGAGCAACACCCCCTCCCTCAGTCCCATCCGGAGAAAGGGCAAGGAGAAGGATGTTGTTGAGCCCAGTGCTGCCCCTATGAGCCCAAAGAAAAGCAATGAGGTCAACACAG GCAGGCCAGCAGACGGCACTGGGTCAATTGCCGTGAACAAATCTACCACCTTCGGCAACTTCTATCACCTGCCGCCCTACCTCAAGCTCTATGATGTCCTCAAAGCTACACACGCCAACTACAAG GTGACACTGGACCTCCACAGTAGCCAGGAGAAGTTTGGAGGTTTCCTGCGTTCCACGCTAGATGTTCTGTCTCAGCTCCTGGAGCTGGCCACACTACATGACATCAGCAAG TGTGTGGAGGAAATCTTGGGCTACCTCAAGTCCTGCTTCTCCAGAGAACCAACCATGTCTACTGTTTGTGTGCAACAG CTGTTGAAGACCCTGTTTGGCACCAACCTGGCCTCCCAGTGCGAGGGCATCCTGAGCGGACCCAGCCGTTCCCAGGGCAAGGCCCTCCGTCTCGGCTCGTCCAACCTGCGACCGGGCCTCTACCACTACTGCTTCATGGCGCCGTACACTCATTTCACTCAGGCTCTCGCCGACGCTAGTCTCCGGAACATGGTGCAGGCTGAACAGGAGCAGGACACATCTGG ATGGTTCGATGTGATGCAAAAAGCTTCGAACCAGCTGAGGTCCAACATTGCAAATGCGACACGCAACAGAGGAGACAAG aACGCCATCCACAACCACATTCGTCTGTTTGAGCCGCTGGTGATCAAAGCGTTGAAGCAGTACACTACCAGCACATCTGTGGCCCTGCAGAGACAAGTACTGGATCTGCTCGCCCAACTTGTGCAGCTGAGAGTCAACTACTGCCTGTTGGACTCAGATcag GTGTTCATAGGCTTTGTCCTGAAGCAGTTCGAGTATATTGAAGTGGGACAGTTCAG AGACTCGGAGGCCATCATTCCCAACATCTTTTTCTTCCTGGTGCTGCTGTCTTATGAGCGTTACCACTCCAAGCAGATAATCAGCATCCCCAAAATCATCCAGCTGTGTGACGGCATCATGGCGAGCGGCAGGAAAGCAGTAACGCATG CCATCCCAGCCTTGCAGCCAATAGTCCACGACCTGTTTGTGTTGAGGGGCTCAAACAAAGCAGATGCAGGCAAAGAGCTGGACACACAGAAAGAAGTGGTGGTCTCCATGCTGCTCAGGCTTGTGCAACACCATCAG GTGTTGGAGATGTTCATTCTTGTACTGCAGCAGTGTCACAAAGAGAACGAGGACAAGTGGAAGAGATTGTCCAGGCAGATTGCTGACGTCATACTTCCCATGATTGCTAAGCAGCAG ATGCACCTGGACTCTCCGGAGGCGTTGGGAGTGTTGAACACTCTGTTTGAGACTGTGGCGCCCTCCTCTCTCAGACCTGTAGACATGCTTCTCAAGAGTATGTTCGTCACCCCGGTCACCATG GCATCGGTAGCTACAGTCCAGCTGTGGGTGTCCGGTATCCTGGCGGTGCTCAGGGTTCTCGTCTCCCAGTCCACTGAGGACATTGTCCTGTCACGGGTCCACGAGCTCTCCCTCACCCCGCACCTCCTCTCCTGCCACACAATCCGTCGTCTGCATCAGCAGTGCCCCTCCCCGAGTGACCCACCCATTGCCGACACACTCGGCAGCCAGGAACCTAATGGTGAGGCACAAAAAGCCCTGCCAGAGGAAACCTTTGCCAG GTTCCTACTCCAGCTGGTAGGAGTGTTGCTGGATGACATTTCCTCCAGACAGGTTAAAGTGGACATTACAGAGCAGCAACACACCTTCTACTGCCAGCAGCTGGGCACACTGCTCATGTGTCTCATACATGTCTTCAAAAGTG GAATGTTCCGCAGGATCACAGCTGCAGCTAGCCGACTCCTGAAGGGTGAGGGTGGAGGTGGACAGACTGGTGCCGAGGCCGGCCTCTTTTACCCTTTAGAGGGTCTGAACAGCATGGTGCAGTGCCTGATCACCACCCATCCCTCCCTGGTGCTGCTGTGGTGCCAGGTCCTCCTCATCATCGACTACACCAACTACTCCTGGTGGACTGAGGTGCACCAGACACCCAG CGGGAGACAAAGCCTCTCGTGCACAAAGCTGCTGAGCCCTCACTCCTcaggggatggagaggaggagaagcccGAGGCTCGGTTAGCTATGGTCAACCGAGAGATCGTACGCAGGGGAGCCCTCATCCTCTTCTGCGACTATGTG TGTCAGAACCTCCACGACTCGGAGCATCTGACTTGGCTGATTGTCAACCACGTGCGTGACCTCATCAACCTTTCCCATGAGCCCCCAGTGCAGGATTTCATCAGCGCTGTGCACCGCAATTCAGCTGCCAGCGGTCTCTTCATCCAGGCCATCCAGTCCCGCTGTGACAACCTCAGTACT CCTACCATGTTGAAGAAGACTCTGCAGTGTCTGGAAGGCATCCACCTGAGTCAGTCTGGCTCCCTGCTGATGCTTTATGTGGACAAGCTGCTCAGCACACCCTTCAGGGTTCTGGCTCGCATGGTTGACACACTGGCGTGTCGCAGGGTGGAGATGCTGCTGGCTGAGACACTACAG AACAGTATAGCTCAGGTGCCTGTGGAGGAACTGGACAGGATCCAGGAATACCTCCAGACTAGTGGCCTGGCTCAGAG GCATCAGAGGTTCTACTCCCTGCTGGACAGGTTCAGAGCCACTGTTGCCGACACCAGCAGCCCCACCCCTCCTGTGACATCACACCCACTGGATGGAGATCCACCACCTGCCCCTGAGCTGGTCATTGCAGATAAG GAGTGGTACGTGGCTCTGGTGAAGTCTCAGTGTTGTCTCCGTGGAGATGTTTCCCTGTTGGAGACGACAGAACTCCTCACCAAACTACCTCCCGCTGACCTCTTTAACATCATGAGCTGCAAG GAATTCAACCTAAGCCTGCTGTGTCCGTGTCTGAGTATGGGGATGCAGCGGTTAGCACGGGGTCAGGGGTTGCTCTTGTTGGAGACAGCCCTGCAGGTGACCTTAGAGCGACTCGCAGGGGTCACCGGGTCACTTCCTGTCCCGCACCAGTCCTTCCTGCCGCCCGCCCAGTCACAGCCCTACTGGAACCAACTGGCTGAGGTGTATG ATGAGCCAAGTTTCTACCCCAGGGTTTTGTCGCTCTGCAGAGCTCTGTCCCAGTACCTGCTGAGTGTGAGCCAGCTGCCTCCCTCACTACATATCCCCTCTGACAAGGAACACCTCATCACCACTTTCACCTGCACTGCCGCTGAG GTGGTAGCGTGGCGTCTCCTCCAGAACCAGCTGCCGCTGAGTGTGGACCTGCAGTGGGCTCTGTCCTGTCTGTGTCTGGCCCTGCAGCAGCCCTGTGTCTGGAACAAACTCTCCACCCCAGAGTAcagcacacacacctgctccCTCATCTACTCCCTACGCCAAATCATTGTTGCAG TGGCTGTGAGTCCTGGTGACCAGCTTCTGCATCCAGAGAAGAAAAAGAcgaaggcagagagagaagctgAAGGAGACGAAGTGGACTCTGCACATGCTGACC ACATGTGCGAGTGGAAAGCGTGTGAGATCATGGCAGAGCTGGTGGAAGGCCTGCAGAGCATCCTCGCCCTGGGTCACCATAGAAACAGTGCATTCCCTGCTTTCCTCACACCAACCTTGCGCAACATTGTCATCAGTCTGTCCCGGCTGCCTCTGGTCAACAGCTACACCCGAGTACCTCCACTG gtttgGAAACTGGGCTGGTCCCCTCAGCCAGGAGGAGAGTACGGCACAACGCTACCGGAGATCCCTGTGGACTTCCTGCAGGAAAAGGATGTCTTCAGAGAGTTCCTCTACCGCATCAACACACTGg GCTGGAGCAGCAGAACTCAGTTTGAGGAGACCTGGGCCACACTGCTGGGGGTGCTGGTCACCCAACCCATCACTAtggaccaggaggaggagacacagCAGGag GAGGATTTGGAGCGTACCCAGTTGAATGTGTTAGCAGTGCAGGCCATCACCAGCCTGGTGCTGAGTGCCATGACCCTGCCCACTGCTGGCAACCCTGCAGTCAGCTGTCTGGAACAGCAGCCCCGCAACAAGAGCCTCAAAGCCCTAGAAACACG GTTTGGAAGGAAACTTGCAGTGATCAGGGgcgaggtggagagagagattcAGGCTCTTGTGTCGAAGAGAGACAACGTTCATACACACCACCCGTACCACGCCTGGGACCCCGTACCCTCGCTATCGGCAGCCTCGGCTG CAGGCACGCTGATCAGCCATGAGAAGCTGCTGCTTCAGAtcaacacagagagggagatgggCAACATGGACTACAAACTGGGACAA gTCTCCATCCACTCGGTGTGGTTAGGTAACAACATCACCCCACTGAGAGAGGAAGAATGGGGtgaggatgaagaagatgaagcAGACACTCCAGCCCCCACCTCCCCACCCACATCTCCGATCAACTCTAG gAAGCATCGTGCAGGTGTGGACATTCATTCATGTTCCCAGTTCCTCCTGGATCTCTACAGCCAGTGGCTGATCCCTGGCTCCCCGAGTAACAGGAGGACCCCGACCATCCTCGTCAGTGAAGTGGTCCGATCG CTGCTGGCGGTGTCGGACCTGTTCACAGAGAGGAACCAGTTTGACATGATGTTTGCCACCCTGATGGAACTGCAGAAGCTCCACCCGCCAGAGGATGAGATCCTCAATCAATACCTGGTGCCTGCCATCTGCAAGGCTGCTGCCGTACTGGGCATG GACAAAGCAATAGCGGAGCCTGTGTGTCGCCTGTTGGAAACGACTCTGCGCAGCACCCACCTGCCCAGCCGCATGGGGGCTCTGCATGGAGTGCTGTATGTGTTGGAGTGTGACCTGCTGGATGACACGGCCAAACAGCTCATCCCCACCATCTCAGAGTACCTGCTGTCCAACCTCAAGGCTATCGCTCA CTGTGTGAACCTGCATAACCAGCAGCATGTGTTGGTAATGTGCGCAGTGGCCTTCTACATGATGGAGAACTACCCTCTGGATGTAGGAGCTGAGTTCATGGCTGGAATTATACAG GTGTGTGGTGTGATGGTGTCGGCCAGCGAGGACTCCACTCCCTCCGTCATCTATCACTGCGTGCTGCGCGGCCTGGAGCGCCTCCTGCTGTCAGAGCAGTTGTCCCGTGTGGATGGAGAAGCGCTGGTCAAACTCAGCGTGGACAGAGTCAACATGCCGTCGCCGCACAGAGCCATGGCCGCCCTGGGCCTCATGCTCACCTGCATGTACACCG